One region of Endozoicomonas sp. Mp262 genomic DNA includes:
- a CDS encoding molybdopterin-dependent oxidoreductase Mo/Fe-S-binding subunit, with amino-acid sequence MEIVFTLNSKQKTIQAEAGENVQALLKRLGMNSVRNSDDGFGFAGSDTILLDGHTVNASLLIAAQLQGREVVTPESLNEYGKLHPVQSALIDAGVIQSGYNDPALALLISDLLKRHPDPSRAEVIDTLSSIFLRESAYQQVFDAVDIARQRMADPEYVSHHVPSFAGDYRQVGKPGGKVDAERSIKAEPCFVEDFVAPDACVLKMLRSPHAHAFISGIDTRKAEAMPGVVAVFDYRNCPDVYYTPGGQTAPEPSPLDRRMFGQKMRHYGDRVAAVVAETEGQAEAALKTIKVEYEVLKPVLSIAEAMAEDAPVVHNGVISYGVGAPDNLEEQNKSSDPRDGRIHFNFPFGGDPKKNIAARGHGEIGDIDKGFAEADVILERSYQSRQAQQLPPEQHLCYTYMEGDRIIVRAATQVPWHVRRKIAIVLGIRQNKVHVIKERLGGGFGSKQDILVEEVCAFATHSTGRPVLFRHTREEEFIATSTRHVAEIDIRMGAKNDGTITAFDVNYRFNTGPYGNHSLTVPCNAPAISLPLYPCPNVRFKVDTYYSNIVPTGAYQGYGGPKGNFAVQMIVAEMADVLGIDHLDMIERNRVHEGQRLDLLGKVGEGKLPSAVPVAHSCALGRILEEGAANFGWHDPKEDSDNLHIKVGRGIATMQQKSGIPDIDQANAWVKLASDGTLIVHSGGADIGTGLDTVVTKLTAEVLCTELSEIHVVSGDTDHCLFDKGAYASSGTCFSGNAAKQAAEDLRCKILDTAAHLLKETVEELTVEYPGLVKGSKGSISFGDIAHYAESGTGCGQLMGQGSFITSEFAFPYGANFAEVAVDTRTGKVSLRKFHALLDCGTPINPELALGQIYGASMRAIGHTLQEAIEYDDEGRVVNANFADYGAPMVGDLPEEFLATLVPSNDPVGPFGAKSVSEISVNAAAPAIASAIHDATGVWIRDWHITPEKMLKALKESVM; translated from the coding sequence GTGGAAATCGTCTTTACCCTCAATAGCAAGCAGAAAACGATTCAGGCAGAAGCGGGAGAAAATGTTCAGGCACTGCTAAAGCGTCTGGGGATGAATTCTGTCAGAAACAGTGATGACGGTTTTGGTTTTGCAGGTTCTGATACTATCCTGCTTGATGGGCATACAGTCAATGCTTCTCTGTTAATTGCGGCGCAGCTGCAGGGACGGGAAGTGGTTACCCCGGAATCTTTAAATGAGTACGGAAAACTTCACCCGGTACAATCTGCGCTGATTGATGCCGGTGTTATTCAGTCTGGCTATAATGATCCGGCTCTCGCTCTTCTTATTTCAGATCTGCTGAAGCGTCATCCTGATCCTTCCAGAGCCGAAGTCATCGATACCCTATCGTCTATATTTCTGCGGGAAAGCGCCTATCAGCAGGTATTTGATGCGGTAGATATCGCCCGCCAGCGAATGGCAGACCCGGAATATGTTAGTCATCATGTTCCTTCCTTTGCCGGTGATTACCGGCAGGTGGGCAAGCCCGGTGGCAAGGTGGATGCAGAGCGCTCTATCAAGGCAGAGCCTTGCTTTGTTGAAGATTTTGTGGCCCCTGATGCCTGCGTATTAAAGATGCTTCGCAGTCCCCACGCCCATGCCTTTATCTCAGGTATTGATACCCGAAAAGCTGAAGCCATGCCCGGGGTGGTGGCTGTATTTGACTACCGTAACTGCCCCGATGTTTATTATACGCCGGGAGGCCAGACAGCACCGGAACCATCGCCCCTTGACCGTCGTATGTTTGGGCAGAAGATGCGTCACTATGGTGACCGTGTAGCAGCCGTGGTTGCAGAAACAGAAGGTCAGGCGGAAGCGGCCCTGAAAACCATCAAGGTTGAATATGAGGTACTCAAGCCGGTACTTTCCATCGCTGAAGCTATGGCAGAGGATGCGCCTGTGGTTCATAACGGTGTTATCAGCTATGGCGTGGGTGCTCCGGATAACCTGGAGGAGCAGAATAAATCATCCGATCCCCGTGATGGTCGGATTCATTTTAATTTCCCCTTTGGTGGTGACCCCAAAAAGAATATTGCAGCCCGTGGACATGGTGAAATCGGTGATATTGACAAAGGTTTTGCCGAAGCTGATGTCATTTTAGAAAGATCCTACCAGTCCCGTCAGGCTCAGCAGCTGCCACCGGAACAGCACCTCTGCTACACCTATATGGAAGGTGATCGCATTATTGTTCGCGCAGCGACCCAGGTGCCCTGGCATGTTCGCCGGAAGATCGCCATTGTGCTGGGTATCAGGCAGAACAAGGTTCATGTCATAAAAGAGCGTTTGGGTGGCGGCTTTGGCTCCAAGCAGGATATTCTGGTTGAAGAAGTCTGTGCCTTCGCCACTCACAGCACGGGTCGTCCAGTTTTATTCCGTCACACCCGTGAAGAAGAGTTTATTGCTACGTCTACACGGCATGTGGCGGAAATTGATATCAGGATGGGTGCAAAGAATGATGGCACCATTACCGCTTTTGATGTGAACTATCGCTTTAATACTGGCCCTTACGGCAATCATTCCCTGACGGTTCCCTGTAATGCTCCGGCTATTTCACTGCCTCTTTATCCTTGCCCTAATGTCCGTTTCAAGGTTGATACCTACTATTCCAATATTGTTCCTACCGGAGCCTATCAGGGCTATGGCGGCCCTAAGGGTAATTTTGCCGTGCAGATGATCGTTGCGGAGATGGCTGATGTCCTGGGCATTGATCACCTGGACATGATTGAGAGGAACCGGGTCCATGAAGGACAGCGATTGGATCTGTTGGGTAAAGTAGGTGAAGGTAAGCTGCCCAGTGCTGTTCCTGTGGCGCACAGTTGTGCCCTGGGTCGTATTCTGGAAGAAGGGGCAGCGAATTTTGGCTGGCATGATCCCAAGGAGGACAGCGATAACCTTCATATCAAGGTAGGTCGTGGCATAGCCACCATGCAACAAAAGTCAGGTATTCCTGATATTGATCAGGCCAATGCCTGGGTCAAACTGGCATCAGACGGTACTTTGATCGTTCATTCTGGCGGCGCAGATATCGGTACCGGGCTGGATACGGTGGTGACCAAACTGACGGCAGAAGTACTTTGCACCGAACTTTCCGAGATCCATGTAGTTTCCGGTGATACCGACCACTGTCTGTTTGATAAAGGTGCTTATGCCTCCAGTGGTACCTGCTTCTCAGGCAATGCCGCTAAACAGGCGGCTGAAGATTTGCGTTGCAAGATTCTGGACACCGCAGCGCATCTATTGAAAGAGACTGTTGAAGAGTTAACCGTCGAATACCCTGGCCTGGTGAAAGGCAGTAAAGGCTCTATCAGCTTCGGTGATATTGCGCACTATGCGGAAAGTGGTACCGGTTGTGGTCAGCTTATGGGGCAGGGTAGCTTTATTACCAGTGAGTTTGCCTTCCCCTATGGTGCCAACTTCGCCGAAGTGGCAGTGGATACCCGCACCGGTAAAGTTTCTCTGCGTAAGTTCCATGCGCTACTGGATTGCGGTACGCCTATCAATCCGGAACTGGCTTTGGGACAGATTTATGGTGCCAGTATGCGTGCCATTGGTCATACCCTTCAGGAGGCTATTGAATATGACGATGAAGGTCGTGTGGTGAATGCCAACTTTGCTGACTATGGTGCGCCTATGGTGGGTGACCTTCCTGAGGAATTCCTGGCGACCCTGGTACCCAGCAATGACCCTGTGGGGCCTTTCGGGGCGAAATCCGTATCTGAAATCAGTGTGAATGCGGCAGCACCAGCGATTGCTTCTGCGATTCATGATGCCACAGGTGTCTGGATCAGGGACTGGCATATCACACCGGAAAAGATGTTGAAGGCATTAAAGGAAAGCGTCATGTAG
- the guaD gene encoding guanine deaminase, translating into MFSNTIKAVRGALLDVRQVVHSPTELEDNLRYISDGLMVIDQGKVAWHGTWDKGRVLLPEDIRICDYRGKLIVPGFIDTHIHYPQMETVGAYGEQLIEWLNTYIFPTEQKYANKRYAREMAGLFVCELLKNGTTTAMVFCSVYPESVDALFEECDRRNMRIISGKVMMDRNAPEALQDTPESSYLDSRRLLQKWHKRNRLLYAITPRFAPTSSPEQLEKAMALREEFPDAYVQTHLSENENEVKWVKTLYPERKGYLDVYNHYGLTGERSIYAHCIHLSGEEWQTMAETDSSIAFCPTSNMYLGSGLFNYRKAINKGIRVGMATDIGAGTSFSLFETLNEAYKVVQLQKEKLPALEGFYRATLGGAHTLFLADLIGNFDIGKEADFVVLDPVATQVQQLRWDNSKTLDEKLFVLMTLGDDRNIYRTYVDGSLVYSCTR; encoded by the coding sequence ATGTTTTCAAATACAATTAAAGCGGTCAGGGGCGCTTTGCTGGATGTTCGTCAGGTCGTTCACAGCCCAACAGAATTGGAAGACAATCTTCGCTATATTAGCGACGGATTAATGGTGATTGATCAGGGGAAAGTAGCTTGGCATGGCACCTGGGATAAGGGTAGGGTGTTATTACCGGAAGATATTCGTATTTGCGATTATCGGGGGAAATTAATTGTACCCGGATTTATTGATACCCATATCCATTATCCGCAAATGGAAACCGTCGGTGCTTATGGTGAGCAGCTTATTGAATGGCTCAATACCTATATTTTTCCAACCGAGCAGAAATACGCGAACAAACGCTATGCCAGGGAAATGGCCGGACTATTTGTTTGTGAATTATTGAAAAATGGCACTACCACGGCCATGGTGTTCTGTAGCGTTTATCCTGAATCTGTGGATGCTCTGTTCGAAGAGTGCGATCGTCGCAATATGCGGATAATATCTGGTAAAGTAATGATGGATCGAAATGCGCCGGAAGCATTGCAGGATACACCGGAAAGCAGTTACCTGGATTCAAGGCGATTGTTGCAGAAGTGGCATAAACGCAACCGGTTGCTGTATGCCATTACTCCAAGGTTTGCCCCTACGTCCTCTCCGGAACAACTTGAGAAGGCCATGGCACTTCGGGAAGAGTTCCCTGACGCCTATGTTCAGACCCATCTTTCAGAAAATGAAAACGAAGTGAAGTGGGTTAAAACACTCTATCCGGAGCGTAAAGGGTATCTGGACGTCTATAACCATTATGGCTTAACGGGTGAACGGTCGATTTATGCCCACTGCATTCATCTCAGCGGTGAAGAGTGGCAGACCATGGCTGAAACGGATTCATCCATTGCCTTTTGTCCAACGTCCAATATGTATCTGGGCAGTGGTTTGTTCAACTATCGCAAGGCTATTAATAAGGGTATACGTGTGGGTATGGCGACAGATATTGGTGCTGGTACCTCATTCAGCCTGTTTGAAACCCTGAATGAAGCCTATAAAGTGGTGCAGCTTCAGAAAGAAAAACTGCCCGCACTGGAAGGTTTCTACCGGGCCACTCTGGGTGGTGCCCATACGCTATTTCTGGCCGATCTCATTGGTAACTTTGATATTGGCAAAGAGGCAGACTTTGTTGTGCTTGATCCTGTGGCCACCCAGGTTCAGCAGTTGCGTTGGGATAATTCAAAGACTCTGGATGAAAAACTATTTGTTTTAATGACATTAGGCGATGACAGGAATATATATCGGACTTACGTCGATGGGAGTCTGGTTTATTCTTGTACGAGATAG
- a CDS encoding IS4 family transposase: MSCFQSVFCKSFTSSSLLFVQHTHSLEKQLKASFNWHQSRINLMALAIFGLIQVGTVSLSRIAQTMGHHTEIDSRRKRLKRFLMWKGFELDCVARMVVDWMVPEGNWIVCLDRSNWQFGKFKINIMMVAIAYKGTAIPIVWTLLPKKGMSSMEERITLLKRFINLLGTERIQYLTADREFRGEKWLKWLIAQKIPFRIRIPNDTRTMNRHRTEKLKAYRFFSLKVGESMHLNHARELWGVRVFLSCYRSEQERVIIISNEAGQEALGDYMRRWEIETLFQALKGRGFDLESTHLSDRERIERLLGIVTLAYCWAYCTGEWRAEIKPIKRLKHGRLANSIFRYGLEWLASLLFDRTSSSTELMFHIEMFGQPVRPATHCDSKS, from the coding sequence ATGAGCTGCTTTCAATCAGTATTCTGCAAGTCCTTTACCTCAAGCAGTTTACTTTTTGTGCAGCATACTCATTCTCTGGAAAAACAGCTTAAAGCTTCTTTTAACTGGCATCAATCCCGTATTAACCTTATGGCTCTCGCCATCTTTGGCCTTATACAGGTTGGCACGGTCAGTTTGTCCCGTATAGCTCAAACGATGGGGCACCACACTGAAATAGACTCCAGACGTAAGCGCCTCAAACGTTTCCTGATGTGGAAAGGCTTCGAGCTGGATTGTGTGGCACGAATGGTTGTTGACTGGATGGTGCCTGAAGGCAACTGGATTGTGTGCCTGGATCGCTCCAACTGGCAGTTTGGAAAGTTCAAAATCAATATCATGATGGTGGCAATTGCTTATAAAGGCACTGCCATTCCTATTGTCTGGACGCTCCTTCCCAAAAAGGGCATGTCCAGCATGGAGGAACGAATCACGCTGCTGAAGCGTTTTATCAACTTACTGGGTACAGAGCGTATACAGTATTTAACCGCAGACCGTGAGTTTCGGGGTGAAAAATGGTTAAAGTGGCTGATAGCGCAGAAAATTCCTTTCCGTATCCGCATTCCAAACGACACCCGCACAATGAACCGCCATCGAACGGAAAAATTGAAAGCGTATCGATTTTTCAGTCTGAAAGTGGGAGAAAGCATGCATCTGAATCATGCACGGGAACTCTGGGGTGTTCGTGTATTTCTTTCCTGTTATCGCTCAGAGCAGGAACGCGTCATCATTATCAGCAATGAAGCAGGTCAGGAGGCGCTGGGTGACTACATGAGGCGATGGGAAATTGAGACACTATTCCAAGCTTTAAAGGGTAGAGGTTTCGATCTGGAGAGTACACACCTGTCAGACAGAGAGCGTATTGAGCGCCTGCTGGGAATTGTAACCCTTGCCTATTGTTGGGCTTACTGCACAGGAGAATGGCGTGCTGAAATTAAGCCCATCAAAAGGCTAAAACATGGACGCCTTGCCAATAGTATTTTTCGATATGGACTGGAGTGGCTGGCAAGCCTTCTGTTTGACCGTACTTCATCCAGTACAGAATTAATGTTTCATATTGAGATGTTTGGCCAGCCTGTAAGGCCAGCCACTCATTGCGACAGTAAGAGTTAG
- a CDS encoding IS630 family transposase, translating into MVYKRLRKSCKHKRDEEQFHDCKTALKDAQEAESKGLINLFYFDESGFTQEPCVPYGWQEKGKQLRIPSVKSKRINVLGFMNRSCELFHYPVVGSVNSDTVIAAFDDFAEKMADEKYSSNDRYTVVMVDNASIHTSKKFCARIDDWMIEKKLLVCFLPTYSPELNLIEILWRKIKYEWLNLLSIKSFAEFEKEVERVLFSFGEEYMISFSNTVRLDG; encoded by the coding sequence CTGGTTTACAAAAGACTCCGTAAATCATGCAAACATAAACGGGACGAAGAGCAATTCCATGACTGTAAAACTGCTCTGAAAGATGCCCAGGAAGCCGAGAGCAAAGGGTTAATCAATTTATTTTATTTTGATGAGTCCGGCTTTACCCAGGAACCTTGTGTGCCATACGGTTGGCAGGAAAAAGGAAAGCAGCTCAGAATACCATCAGTCAAAAGTAAACGCATCAACGTACTGGGGTTTATGAACCGAAGCTGTGAGCTATTTCATTATCCTGTTGTGGGTTCAGTGAATAGCGATACGGTGATTGCGGCCTTTGATGACTTTGCAGAGAAAATGGCAGATGAAAAATACAGCTCAAATGATCGTTACACGGTAGTTATGGTGGATAATGCCAGCATTCACACCAGCAAAAAGTTTTGTGCCAGAATTGATGACTGGATGATTGAAAAGAAATTGCTGGTCTGCTTTCTGCCAACATATTCACCTGAGCTCAACCTGATTGAAATCCTGTGGAGGAAAATAAAGTATGAATGGCTCAACCTCTTGTCAATCAAGAGCTTTGCGGAATTTGAAAAAGAAGTTGAACGGGTGCTTTTTTCATTTGGAGAGGAGTATATGATCTCATTTTCTAATACTGTCCGACTGGATGGTTAA
- a CDS encoding helix-turn-helix domain-containing protein, translated as MKYVTTITDEAVLLTLKFAKHYGPLRCIRERAHSLLLSNRGFTLEQIAEILEIRYQTASQWIDDWEEYGIRALYKGHGGGRPCIYDESEVQRIKELVAEEPRRLSYVKSKIEDETGKSSSKITLANIVKKQGWFTKDSVNHANINGTKSNSMTVKLL; from the coding sequence ATGAAGTACGTCACTACAATCACTGATGAAGCTGTTTTATTAACTTTGAAATTCGCCAAACACTACGGACCTCTGAGATGTATAAGGGAAAGAGCCCATAGCCTTTTATTGAGCAATCGTGGCTTTACCCTTGAGCAAATTGCCGAAATACTTGAAATTAGATATCAAACTGCTTCTCAGTGGATTGATGATTGGGAAGAATATGGTATTCGTGCCTTGTACAAGGGGCATGGTGGCGGTAGGCCGTGCATATATGACGAATCCGAAGTGCAACGCATAAAAGAATTAGTGGCTGAAGAGCCTCGTCGCTTATCGTATGTCAAATCCAAGATCGAGGATGAAACCGGTAAATCTTCATCAAAAATTACTCTGGCAAACATTGTAAAAAAGCAGGGCTGGTTTACAAAAGACTCCGTAAATCATGCAAACATAAACGGGACGAAGAGCAATTCCATGACTGTAAAACTGCTCTGA
- a CDS encoding sigma 54-interacting transcriptional regulator, protein MPAGIWFAGIAGHIQARPFGRSKDDNRQQQNKFIIQVRDKEQILPGRMLVLDQRRFLVLHSKAGQTRTGNNRHNKTELIGQSPAIKKLRRQIARVAISPSSILIRGESGSGKEVVARMIHESGNRADHPFVAINCAAIPEQLLESELFGYAKGAFTGASSQGRDGLVKKADGGTLFLDEIGDMSLHLQAKLLRVLDRREIIPVGTSTVIPVDIRVISASHQDFDKLVKNGKFREDLFYRLNVIPLNIAPLRNRTGDVSLLTNYFLDMHAVAIGVKKPVLTDETMECLNLWHWPGNVRELANTIEYLVNMAEPEEPVTPGYLPAPIRQCNSLALTTGDSNNKESIDDSRQFSLKLEEMEKYLVNKALQSYGKTGSKQKVADELGIGIATLYRKIKKYNLEDETTVFY, encoded by the coding sequence GTGCCAGCCGGAATCTGGTTTGCGGGAATTGCTGGGCATATACAGGCTAGACCTTTTGGCCGCAGCAAAGACGATAACAGGCAGCAGCAAAACAAATTTATTATTCAGGTGCGCGATAAGGAGCAGATATTGCCCGGCCGTATGCTTGTTCTTGACCAACGACGTTTTTTAGTATTGCACTCAAAGGCAGGGCAGACACGAACCGGAAATAACCGACATAATAAAACTGAACTGATTGGGCAGTCTCCCGCCATTAAAAAGCTACGTAGGCAAATTGCACGGGTCGCTATCAGTCCTTCCAGTATTCTGATTCGTGGCGAAAGCGGTTCAGGCAAAGAAGTGGTGGCTCGTATGATCCACGAATCAGGTAATAGGGCAGACCACCCTTTTGTTGCCATTAACTGTGCTGCCATACCGGAGCAACTACTGGAAAGCGAGCTGTTTGGCTACGCCAAAGGGGCATTTACCGGTGCATCCAGCCAGGGCCGGGATGGGCTGGTCAAAAAAGCAGACGGCGGAACGCTTTTTCTTGATGAAATCGGCGATATGTCACTGCATTTACAGGCCAAACTGTTGCGAGTTCTGGATCGCAGAGAAATTATTCCTGTGGGCACTTCCACCGTGATTCCCGTGGATATTCGCGTTATTTCTGCCAGCCATCAGGATTTTGATAAGCTGGTGAAAAACGGCAAGTTTCGGGAAGACCTTTTTTATCGCTTGAATGTTATTCCTCTCAATATAGCCCCACTGCGTAATCGAACCGGGGACGTCTCACTGCTGACGAACTATTTTCTGGACATGCATGCTGTTGCCATCGGGGTAAAAAAACCGGTATTAACCGATGAAACCATGGAATGCCTTAACTTATGGCACTGGCCAGGAAATGTCCGGGAACTGGCAAACACCATTGAATACCTTGTTAATATGGCTGAACCTGAGGAACCGGTGACACCCGGTTATCTCCCTGCACCTATTCGCCAGTGCAACTCATTAGCCCTGACGACCGGTGACAGTAACAACAAAGAAAGCATAGATGACTCACGACAGTTCTCCCTTAAACTGGAAGAAATGGAAAAGTATCTGGTGAATAAAGCCCTGCAATCCTATGGTAAAACGGGCAGTAAACAGAAGGTGGCAGATGAGCTGGGAATAGGGATTGCCACATTATACCGAAAGATTAAAAAGTATAATCTGGAAGATGAAACCACGGTCTTTTATTAA
- a CDS encoding transposase: MPLTKPRTIAEKLLKIVSDEAGQIPDFRKKSQHDKIVLHDAVMSGLAVMHLKYPSLLAFDQDCVNNPDRLKNLKSMYNVSCVPSDTYLRDLIDPIETRYLRKFFTRLFAFVQRSGRLKQFTYFEEGYLAPIDGTGHFCSGKISCPECCVKKPGSKNPQYYHQLLACCLVKPGKKEVLPLMPEPIIKQVDASKNDCEKVALKRLLANLSREHPHLPLVLTFDDLYSDGPTIKLVKSFGYSFIMVAKDSTHESLYQAVDELDCADKVVRYEYTDDKGFTHWFRFVNGAPINKSHPDVLVNFLEYIEIDPEGNKKYVNTWVTDIELSAENVNKFMRGARAKWKIENETFNTLKTQGYHLEHNYGHGKQHLASNLACLTFTAFLINQIEQLSCKLFQEALKIKKSKKAFWHAIRGLFDWFCIDNWTDVFTAIIEGRSVSLKLLTVDTT, from the coding sequence GTGCCGCTAACGAAACCAAGAACCATTGCTGAAAAACTGCTCAAAATAGTCTCTGATGAAGCGGGTCAAATTCCAGACTTTCGCAAGAAAAGCCAACATGACAAAATTGTCCTTCATGATGCGGTCATGAGTGGCCTGGCAGTCATGCACCTGAAATACCCTTCATTACTGGCTTTTGATCAGGATTGTGTCAATAACCCAGATAGGCTCAAGAACTTAAAGTCGATGTACAATGTCAGCTGTGTCCCCAGTGATACCTATCTGAGGGATCTGATTGACCCTATCGAAACACGCTATTTAAGGAAGTTCTTTACCCGCCTGTTTGCCTTTGTGCAACGATCTGGGCGGCTTAAGCAGTTCACTTATTTTGAGGAAGGGTATCTTGCGCCTATCGATGGTACGGGGCACTTTTGCTCAGGGAAGATTAGTTGTCCTGAGTGTTGTGTAAAAAAGCCAGGCAGCAAAAATCCGCAATACTACCATCAGTTACTGGCCTGCTGTCTGGTAAAGCCGGGCAAGAAAGAAGTATTACCTTTAATGCCTGAACCCATCATCAAACAAGTTGATGCGTCAAAGAATGATTGTGAGAAGGTAGCGCTCAAGCGGCTATTGGCGAATTTATCCAGAGAGCATCCGCACCTGCCACTGGTTCTGACTTTTGATGACCTGTACTCAGATGGACCGACCATCAAGTTGGTAAAGTCCTTTGGCTATAGCTTCATTATGGTGGCAAAGGATTCAACCCATGAGTCGTTATACCAGGCCGTCGATGAGCTGGATTGTGCAGACAAAGTGGTGCGCTATGAATATACCGATGATAAAGGGTTTACGCACTGGTTCCGGTTTGTGAATGGTGCCCCCATTAACAAGTCACACCCGGATGTGCTGGTTAACTTTCTCGAATATATAGAAATTGATCCAGAGGGCAACAAGAAGTACGTCAACACCTGGGTCACGGACATTGAGCTTTCAGCCGAGAACGTGAATAAATTCATGCGAGGAGCACGCGCTAAATGGAAAATTGAAAACGAAACGTTCAATACACTGAAAACACAGGGCTACCATCTCGAACACAATTACGGGCACGGAAAGCAGCATCTGGCCAGCAATCTGGCATGCCTGACTTTTACGGCCTTCCTCATCAACCAGATAGAACAACTGTCTTGCAAGCTCTTCCAGGAAGCGCTCAAGATAAAAAAGTCTAAAAAGGCATTCTGGCATGCCATACGAGGGCTGTTTGACTGGTTCTGCATTGATAACTGGACAGACGTATTTACAGCTATCATTGAAGGGCGAAGTGTGAGCTTGAAGTTGCTGACTGTCGATACGACATAG
- a CDS encoding NTP transferase domain-containing protein has product MPDQEPKPVSCLITAAGLSSRMGQWKMMLPFGPKGRTILDYSIANALKFCHQVILVTGHRSDELQDRYQAQPRLRIVQNPSYRLGLFSSIQTGIRHFQSQDCQGDYLFISHGDMPLISDTVFEKLWNQRQQDTLFPVVNTSGQMAGHPVLIHGSVFHTILTAPVESRMKAVLQSGPHRYIPVADPAIHKDIDTPECYQQYTDGNRF; this is encoded by the coding sequence ATGCCTGATCAAGAACCCAAACCTGTCAGTTGCCTGATCACCGCAGCCGGTCTTTCATCTCGCATGGGGCAATGGAAAATGATGCTCCCCTTTGGCCCAAAAGGGAGAACCATTCTTGATTACAGCATTGCTAACGCACTGAAATTCTGCCATCAGGTTATTCTGGTGACAGGCCATCGCAGCGATGAACTGCAGGATCGATACCAGGCACAGCCGCGCCTGCGAATCGTTCAAAACCCTTCCTACCGGCTCGGGTTGTTCAGTTCCATTCAGACCGGAATTCGCCATTTTCAAAGCCAGGACTGCCAGGGTGACTACCTGTTTATTAGCCACGGTGATATGCCACTGATTTCTGATACGGTATTCGAAAAGCTCTGGAATCAAAGACAGCAAGACACACTATTTCCCGTAGTCAACACATCAGGGCAAATGGCTGGCCATCCGGTTCTTATCCATGGCAGTGTATTTCACACTATTCTCACCGCGCCGGTAGAATCCCGGATGAAAGCAGTACTGCAATCAGGCCCCCATCGTTATATTCCCGTTGCTGATCCGGCTATTCATAAGGACATAGATACTCCCGAGTGTTATCAGCAATATACTGATGGCAACCGATTTTAA
- the yqeC gene encoding selenium cofactor biosynthesis protein YqeC — protein sequence MFYFPGINPVKDRIIAATGAGGKTHCLEYLAQGLKELGHRVLLTTTTRIVHPGSTGFGQHIDRLIDRNIPESLGIKPAAATLTVAGYPDKASGKLSGLSPALIAALVKEDIYDSILVEADGSRGLPLKVPAGHEPVLPDECQVVIAVTGWKGIRRALNKGIDASQVHRWQRFSRMTGLLDGDHITPAVMGKLLGDNHGLFKNTPASARKIWLVNQVDSERDKSLATEFIQTVTAHSIAIDHCLISCFQDTSQFPVRTVSRTRNLSGRFFKNKSEGV from the coding sequence GTGTTTTATTTTCCCGGAATCAATCCCGTTAAGGATCGCATTATTGCGGCAACCGGCGCAGGAGGGAAGACCCATTGTCTGGAATATCTGGCCCAAGGGCTTAAAGAACTCGGACACCGGGTATTGTTAACCACCACCACCCGGATTGTTCATCCTGGCAGTACCGGTTTTGGCCAGCATATAGATCGCCTGATTGACCGTAATATTCCAGAATCCCTGGGTATTAAGCCAGCTGCAGCAACACTCACCGTAGCAGGTTATCCGGATAAAGCATCAGGAAAGCTATCAGGTCTGAGCCCGGCTCTGATCGCAGCGCTGGTAAAAGAGGATATTTATGACAGCATTCTTGTGGAAGCTGATGGTTCAAGGGGCTTGCCGCTGAAAGTTCCGGCAGGTCATGAGCCGGTTTTACCCGATGAATGTCAGGTGGTTATTGCGGTTACGGGCTGGAAAGGGATACGCAGGGCCCTTAATAAAGGAATTGATGCCAGCCAGGTTCATCGCTGGCAACGGTTTTCCCGAATGACCGGTTTATTGGACGGTGACCATATAACGCCTGCTGTCATGGGAAAATTACTGGGGGACAACCATGGGCTTTTTAAAAATACACCTGCCAGTGCACGAAAAATATGGCTCGTTAATCAGGTGGATAGCGAGCGGGATAAAAGCCTGGCAACCGAATTTATTCAAACAGTAACAGCCCATTCAATAGCTATTGATCACTGTCTGATAAGTTGCTTTCAAGATACTTCGCAGTTTCCTGTCAGGACAGTGAGCAGAACAAGAAATTTATCAGGAAGGTTTTTTAAAAATAAATCAGAGGGGGTTTAA